A region of Campylobacter armoricus DNA encodes the following proteins:
- a CDS encoding DUF1882 domain-containing protein: MITTMDLALIKMVTSHYYIKRDTIVNKYEYKGRVFFDKFEKINAPLTANIIQEHMEKKIIVAHSLINSFDKVENIVFDYNGFNAERFWHRAQLVLREEGFINFTAYKTRTNNHLHLYIHKGHTTFNEACSLGSKLSLLFSQKMPVEWKVFPSMDIPREFNILTLPYEVYQKERGASWSKHM, translated from the coding sequence TTGATTACAACAATGGATTTAGCTTTAATTAAAATGGTAACAAGCCATTATTATATTAAGCGCGATACTATAGTTAATAAATATGAATATAAAGGTAGAGTTTTTTTTGATAAATTCGAAAAAATAAATGCTCCATTAACTGCTAATATTATTCAAGAGCATATGGAAAAAAAGATTATTGTTGCACATTCTTTGATTAATAGTTTTGATAAAGTGGAAAATATCGTATTTGACTATAATGGTTTTAATGCAGAGCGTTTTTGGCATAGAGCACAACTTGTTTTAAGAGAAGAAGGATTTATTAACTTTACTGCATACAAAACTAGAACTAATAATCATTTGCATTTGTATATTCATAAAGGACATACAACTTTTAATGAGGCTTGCTCTTTGGGTTCGAAATTATCTTTATTATTTTCCCAAAAAATGCCAGTAGAGTGGAAAGTGTTTCCAAGTATGGATATACCAAGAGAATTTAATATTTTAACTTTACCTTATGAGGTGTATCAAAAAGAACGCGGTGCATCTTGGTCTAAACATATGTAA
- a CDS encoding SPOR domain-containing protein: protein MEENKKNEFDDIILQKNNKSEKLKKILLRSIILVIVFLVVMIVMKLINDPSEDKTLQMPTEPQNQASYNDNFNSLPITDSNKEEDEFEALARKLKEESALIDTNATIEEKKEIPTANNSVLDQISTIEPKEEIVQNEAKQEENKKEEKSLDKVTSKSVEKPKTKTTEGQKKSEQANANELFENVTTINSQTQLQPGAYIQVFSLNSLDPKSKELNILKSNGYEYKIYKTSVNGKELTKVLVGPYKESELKTELEKVRSKIAKGAFTFRIK from the coding sequence ATGGAAGAAAACAAAAAAAATGAATTTGATGATATTATTTTGCAAAAAAATAATAAAAGTGAAAAGCTTAAAAAAATTCTTTTAAGATCTATTATTTTAGTTATAGTATTTTTAGTTGTAATGATAGTTATGAAGCTAATTAATGACCCAAGTGAAGATAAGACATTGCAAATGCCTACTGAACCTCAAAATCAGGCAAGTTATAATGATAACTTCAATTCTTTACCTATTACTGATAGTAATAAAGAAGAAGATGAATTTGAAGCTTTAGCGAGAAAATTAAAAGAAGAAAGTGCTTTGATTGATACTAATGCTACCATAGAAGAAAAAAAAGAAATTCCAACTGCAAACAATAGTGTATTAGATCAAATTTCTACAATAGAACCAAAAGAAGAAATTGTTCAAAATGAAGCAAAACAAGAAGAAAACAAAAAAGAGGAAAAATCTTTAGATAAAGTTACTTCAAAATCTGTAGAAAAGCCTAAAACAAAAACTACTGAAGGACAAAAAAAATCAGAGCAAGCCAATGCAAATGAGTTGTTTGAAAATGTAACAACGATTAATTCACAAACTCAATTACAACCAGGTGCTTATATACAAGTATTTTCACTTAATTCTTTAGACCCTAAATCTAAAGAATTAAATATTCTTAAATCAAACGGGTATGAGTATAAAATTTATAAAACAAGTGTTAATGGTAAAGAACTTACTAAAGTTTTAGTTGGTCCATATAAAGAAAGTGAATTAAAAACAGAATTAGAAAAAGTTCGTTCTAAAATCGCAAAAGGCGCATTTACTTTTAGAATAAAATGA
- a CDS encoding shikimate dehydrogenase: MKFFAVIGDPIVHSKSPRMHNNALQILRQNAVYVKYHLKDKTKLRDIVKLFDGVNITIPFKEEAFKIADFKDDSVTCIGSANTLLYKHNQIYAYNTDYIGFLKAIDDFYNVKKVLILGAGGTAKAIAYALKTKNIQILIANRSKARLELLSDYQCCLYDDLNPNEHFDLIVNTTSAGLNNMDLPCSKDLLKNLFLNASYAFDVIYGKQTPFMKLAKQYNLQIKDGLQMLLWQGVFAYELFLDCKNTEEIFKAMELALKLP; this comes from the coding sequence ATGAAATTTTTTGCTGTTATAGGTGATCCTATTGTGCATTCTAAATCACCAAGAATGCACAATAATGCTTTGCAAATTCTTCGGCAAAATGCTGTATATGTAAAATATCATTTAAAAGATAAAACAAAACTCAGAGATATTGTAAAATTATTCGATGGCGTTAATATTACAATCCCTTTTAAAGAAGAAGCTTTTAAAATTGCTGATTTTAAAGATGATAGTGTTACATGTATTGGTTCTGCAAATACTTTATTGTATAAACATAATCAAATTTATGCTTACAATACTGATTATATTGGCTTTTTAAAAGCTATAGATGATTTTTATAATGTAAAAAAAGTTTTGATTTTAGGTGCAGGTGGCACAGCTAAAGCCATAGCTTATGCCTTAAAAACAAAAAACATTCAAATATTAATTGCAAATCGTTCTAAAGCTAGGTTAGAATTATTATCTGATTATCAATGTTGTTTGTATGATGATTTAAATCCAAATGAGCATTTTGATTTGATTGTTAATACAACTAGTGCTGGATTAAATAATATGGATTTACCCTGTAGTAAAGATTTATTAAAAAATCTTTTTTTGAATGCTAGTTATGCTTTTGATGTAATTTATGGAAAACAAACTCCTTTTATGAAATTAGCAAAACAATATAATTTACAAATTAAAGATGGTTTGCAAATGCTTTTGTGGCAAGGAGTGTTTGCCTATGAGCTTTTTTTGGATTGTAAAAATACAGAAGAAATTTTTAAAGCTATGGAGTTAGCTTTAAAACTTCCTTAG
- the dnaJ gene encoding molecular chaperone DnaJ encodes MELNYYEILEISQNSDKDTIKKAYRKMALKYHPDRNQGDKEAEEKFKLINEAYEVLGNDEKRSIYDRYGKEGLKGQSGGFGGFGDVDLGDIFSSFFGEGFGFGGSTRKKEKGNKYPHDLKIATKISFKEAVFGCKKKIDFTYKSFCKSCKGSGSENEKLDSCPHCDGKGQVGVRQGFMTFVQTCDHCKGSGQIIKDKCKTCNGNGYEEIKDSVELDIPEGVDSGMSLRVQNKANELPNYSQRGDLYIKIIVEDDDKFIRHEDDIYTIVPVFFTQAALGKTIKISTIRGETNLKLPVGAKDKQKFELPNEGVKNIHNGKLGSHIVQIDIKFPKNLNEEQKNLLLQLEKSFGITEEESTTEQEGLLDKIKSWFNH; translated from the coding sequence GTGGAATTAAATTACTATGAAATATTAGAAATTTCTCAAAATTCAGACAAAGATACAATAAAAAAAGCATATAGAAAAATGGCTTTAAAATATCATCCAGATAGAAATCAAGGCGATAAAGAAGCAGAAGAAAAATTTAAACTTATAAATGAAGCTTATGAAGTTCTTGGTAATGATGAAAAAAGAAGTATTTATGATAGATATGGAAAAGAAGGTTTAAAAGGACAAAGCGGGGGATTTGGGGGATTTGGTGATGTTGATCTTGGTGATATATTTTCAAGTTTTTTTGGAGAAGGATTTGGTTTTGGGGGTTCAACTCGTAAAAAAGAAAAAGGAAATAAATATCCTCATGATTTAAAAATAGCAACAAAAATTAGTTTTAAAGAAGCTGTATTTGGCTGCAAGAAAAAAATTGATTTTACCTACAAAAGCTTTTGCAAATCCTGCAAAGGAAGTGGCTCAGAAAATGAAAAATTAGATAGTTGTCCTCATTGTGATGGGAAAGGTCAAGTTGGTGTTAGACAAGGCTTTATGACCTTTGTACAAACTTGTGATCATTGTAAAGGTAGTGGTCAAATTATAAAAGATAAGTGTAAAACATGCAATGGCAATGGTTATGAAGAAATTAAAGATAGTGTCGAACTTGATATACCAGAAGGTGTAGATAGTGGTATGAGCCTTAGAGTACAAAACAAAGCCAATGAACTTCCAAATTATTCTCAAAGAGGTGATTTGTATATTAAAATAATAGTAGAAGATGATGATAAATTTATTAGACATGAAGATGATATTTATACTATAGTGCCAGTATTTTTCACTCAAGCTGCACTTGGAAAAACCATTAAAATATCTACCATTAGAGGCGAAACTAATCTCAAACTTCCAGTAGGAGCAAAAGATAAGCAAAAATTTGAATTACCTAATGAGGGTGTCAAAAACATACACAATGGAAAACTTGGCTCACATATAGTTCAAATTGATATTAAATTTCCTAAAAATCTTAACGAAGAACAAAAAAACTTATTGCTACAGCTAGAAAAAAGTTTTGGTATAACTGAGGAAGAATCTACTACAGAACAAGAAGGATTGCTAGATAAAATCAAATCTTGGTTTAATCACTAA
- a CDS encoding response regulator transcription factor, whose protein sequence is MINVLMIEDDPDFAEFLAEYLAQFNIKVTNYEDPYLGMSAGIKNYDCLILDLTLPGLDGLEVCREIREKYSIPIIISSARSDLSDKIVGLQIGADDYLPKPYDPKEMHARIMSLIRRSKRVNETPEKIINSAFKIDEKRHEISYNDEVLVLTPAEYEILSYMIRQHGFSVSREQLVYHCKSLKDKDSKSLDVIIGRLRTKIGDSSKAPKHIFSVRGIGYKLIG, encoded by the coding sequence ATGATTAATGTATTAATGATTGAAGATGATCCAGATTTTGCAGAATTTTTAGCAGAGTATTTAGCCCAATTTAATATTAAAGTTACCAATTATGAAGATCCTTATTTAGGAATGAGTGCTGGTATTAAGAATTATGATTGTTTAATTCTTGATTTAACTTTACCAGGTCTTGATGGTTTGGAAGTATGTCGTGAAATAAGAGAAAAATACAGCATACCTATTATTATTTCTTCGGCAAGAAGTGATTTGAGTGATAAAATTGTAGGACTTCAAATTGGAGCTGATGATTATTTACCAAAACCTTATGATCCTAAAGAAATGCACGCAAGAATTATGAGCCTAATTCGTCGTTCAAAGCGTGTTAATGAAACTCCAGAAAAAATTATCAATTCAGCTTTTAAAATTGATGAAAAAAGACATGAGATAAGTTATAATGATGAAGTTTTAGTATTAACACCTGCAGAATATGAAATTTTAAGCTATATGATAAGACAACATGGTTTTTCAGTAAGTAGAGAGCAACTTGTGTATCATTGTAAAAGCTTAAAAGATAAAGACTCTAAGAGTTTAGATGTAATTATAGGCAGACTTAGAACTAAAATTGGTGATAGTTCAAAAGCACCAAAACATATTTTTTCAGTTAGAGGAATAGGCTATAAATTAATAGGATGA
- a CDS encoding ArsS family sensor histidine kinase, which translates to MKVTINLKITILFVTTFLFVCALFVLLGKVQIDSHLTNEQNRQKELIEKIIYNLEKKEDFSIHDYLLSQSFIMVENEQNKKYITTKGEKVFSVNSIYGSFSSIIYHNQIFFYVEQADVKQLYELNASARLEYLFLLSFFFSLILILFLYFSVLRSLVPLKILKKKIKNISIGKIEPLSEYSQINDEISEISFEFDYAINKIQELIKSRQFFLRMIMHELKTPIGKGRIVCEMLDDKKQKERLVSIFERLELLIDEFGKIEKVLSRNCQLNLQTYHLSLILEQAEDYLMSDDFYQKVKITYEEDAMIVADLELFSLMVKNLIDNAIKYSDNKSCEIICSADYIIVKNIGKQFKKTFDYYLKPFVREYNTQVEGMGLGLYIINNICNLHGYNLTYSYEDGYHTFKIIFSRLK; encoded by the coding sequence ATGAAAGTAACTATCAACCTTAAAATTACTATTCTTTTTGTAACGACATTTTTATTTGTTTGTGCTTTGTTTGTTTTACTTGGAAAAGTTCAAATTGATTCGCACTTAACCAATGAACAAAATAGACAAAAAGAGCTTATTGAGAAAATTATTTATAATCTAGAGAAGAAAGAGGATTTTTCTATACACGATTATCTTCTTTCTCAATCATTTATAATGGTTGAAAATGAGCAAAATAAAAAATATATCACCACAAAGGGTGAAAAAGTTTTTAGTGTTAATTCTATATATGGTAGTTTTTCTTCTATTATCTATCATAATCAAATCTTTTTTTATGTCGAACAAGCAGATGTTAAACAATTATATGAATTGAATGCATCGGCTAGATTAGAGTATTTATTTTTACTTAGTTTCTTTTTTAGCTTGATTTTGATTTTATTTTTGTATTTTTCTGTACTCCGCTCTTTAGTTCCGCTAAAAATTTTAAAGAAAAAAATTAAAAATATTAGTATTGGTAAAATTGAACCTTTATCTGAGTATTCGCAAATTAATGACGAAATTTCAGAAATTTCTTTTGAATTTGATTATGCTATAAATAAAATTCAAGAGCTTATAAAATCTAGACAATTTTTTTTAAGAATGATAATGCATGAACTTAAAACTCCTATAGGTAAAGGGAGAATTGTATGTGAAATGCTTGATGATAAAAAACAAAAAGAGCGTTTGGTGTCTATTTTTGAAAGATTAGAATTGTTGATTGATGAATTTGGAAAAATAGAGAAAGTATTATCAAGAAATTGCCAACTTAATTTGCAAACTTATCATTTAAGTCTAATTTTAGAACAAGCAGAAGATTATCTAATGAGTGATGATTTTTATCAAAAAGTTAAAATAACTTATGAAGAAGATGCTATGATAGTAGCAGATTTGGAATTATTTTCATTAATGGTTAAAAATTTAATTGATAATGCTATTAAGTATTCAGATAATAAAAGTTGTGAAATTATATGTTCTGCTGATTATATTATCGTAAAAAATATAGGCAAGCAATTTAAAAAAACTTTTGATTATTATTTAAAACCTTTTGTAAGAGAGTATAATACTCAAGTAGAAGGAATGGGATTAGGGCTTTATATTATAAATAATATATGTAATCTTCATGGATATAATTTAACTTATAGTTATGAAGATGGTTATCATACTTTTAAAATTATATTTTCAAGATTAAAATAA
- the recR gene encoding recombination mediator RecR: MMKGIEKFNELVKAFSSLPTIGKKTALRLAYHVCVKDPLLGSKLSYNIEDAIRNIKKCTQCGALSENELCEICSNEDRNNSIICLVQDPKDILVLEESGSFDGFYFVLDDTNEENIIKLKTMISNKNIKEIFFAFTQGIHSDAIVFFIEEKLKDLNLNFSQIAQGIPSGVSLENVDFISLHKAVNHRTKLD, from the coding sequence ATTATGAAAGGGATAGAAAAATTTAATGAGCTAGTAAAGGCTTTTTCTTCTCTTCCAACTATAGGAAAAAAAACAGCATTAAGACTTGCCTATCATGTATGCGTAAAAGATCCTTTACTTGGTTCAAAACTTTCATATAATATAGAAGATGCAATTAGAAATATAAAAAAATGCACGCAATGTGGAGCATTGAGCGAAAATGAACTTTGTGAAATTTGTTCAAATGAAGATAGAAATAATTCTATAATTTGCCTAGTGCAAGATCCAAAAGATATACTTGTATTAGAAGAAAGTGGAAGTTTTGATGGTTTTTATTTTGTTCTTGATGATACAAATGAGGAGAATATTATTAAATTAAAAACTATGATTAGCAATAAAAACATAAAAGAAATATTTTTTGCTTTTACGCAAGGAATACATTCAGATGCTATTGTTTTTTTTATAGAAGAAAAACTAAAAGATTTAAATTTAAATTTTTCTCAAATAGCACAAGGTATTCCAAGTGGTGTTAGTCTTGAAAATGTTGATTTTATTTCTTTGCACAAAGCGGTTAATCATAGAACTAAGCTTGATTAA
- the uvrC gene encoding excinuclease ABC subunit UvrC has product MLEAELKTLPNSSGVYQYFDIHGKLLYVGKAKNLKNRIKSYFNFTPKLCPNPNNSLRIQKMISETHHLEFITTNSEADALILENSFIKQLHPKYNILLRDDKTYPYIYLDLNEEFPRFEITRKIIKKSKIKYFGPFFKGAKELINALYLTFPIRQKKTCKELCLFYQIKRCKGPCEKKISKQDYEEIIQKATYALLNPLSLVKNLENKMLEYAKNENYEEAAQTRDQIKTIQDLSIKIQIDLAKLEDFDVFAIYCEENILSMVRFVINNGKIISSNHKILVLKNQNEFDKNAIYKQYILENFTKETPLNSNHIYIYEDFEDMELLQDLLSERFSKKFYIKTPKLGEKKDLCNLALENAKINIQKHLKNEYYLILKEIKEYFKLQNYPNHIEIFDNSHMQGIANVGAFVVFKDGNFDKNSYRHYHLTHKNDYEQMLEILTKRALSFDKNPPPDLWVIDGGSTLLKLANDIIKSSGANVDILAISKEKIDAKAYRAKGSAKDKLYTLEGKIQLLPEDKKLQFIQKLRDEAHRFAINFHQNTKRKQDLQSSKLIQLGISQAYIKKFLDYYGSFDKIFKADFEELKLLSNVKTAKLIKGNL; this is encoded by the coding sequence ATGCTAGAAGCCGAACTTAAAACACTACCAAATTCATCGGGTGTCTATCAATATTTTGATATTCACGGAAAACTTTTATATGTTGGCAAGGCAAAAAATTTAAAAAATAGAATCAAGAGTTATTTCAATTTTACTCCAAAACTTTGCCCTAATCCAAACAATAGCTTAAGAATTCAAAAAATGATTAGTGAGACTCATCATTTAGAATTTATTACAACAAACAGCGAAGCTGATGCACTAATCTTAGAAAATTCTTTCATAAAACAACTCCATCCAAAATATAATATATTGTTAAGAGATGATAAAACATATCCTTATATTTATTTAGATTTAAATGAAGAATTTCCAAGATTTGAAATCACAAGAAAAATTATAAAAAAAAGTAAAATAAAATATTTTGGACCTTTTTTTAAAGGAGCAAAAGAGCTAATAAATGCTCTATACCTAACTTTTCCAATAAGGCAAAAGAAAACATGTAAAGAACTTTGCTTGTTTTACCAAATAAAACGCTGCAAGGGTCCTTGTGAGAAAAAAATTTCTAAGCAAGATTATGAAGAAATCATACAAAAAGCAACATACGCTCTTTTAAATCCTTTGTCTTTGGTGAAAAATTTAGAAAATAAAATGCTTGAATATGCTAAAAACGAAAATTACGAAGAAGCAGCTCAAACTAGAGATCAGATTAAAACAATTCAAGATTTAAGCATTAAAATCCAAATTGATCTTGCTAAATTAGAAGATTTTGATGTTTTTGCAATATATTGTGAAGAAAATATACTTTCCATGGTTCGTTTTGTTATAAATAATGGAAAAATAATTAGTTCAAATCATAAAATTTTAGTATTAAAAAATCAAAATGAATTTGATAAAAATGCAATTTACAAACAATACATTTTAGAAAATTTTACCAAAGAAACACCATTAAATTCAAATCATATTTATATATATGAAGACTTTGAAGATATGGAACTTTTACAAGATTTACTTAGTGAAAGATTTTCTAAAAAATTTTATATCAAAACACCAAAATTAGGAGAAAAAAAGGATTTATGTAACCTAGCTTTAGAAAATGCAAAAATCAATATACAAAAACATTTAAAAAATGAATACTATTTAATTTTAAAAGAAATTAAAGAGTATTTTAAACTGCAAAATTATCCTAACCATATAGAAATTTTTGATAATTCTCATATGCAAGGAATTGCAAATGTTGGTGCTTTTGTGGTATTTAAAGATGGAAATTTTGATAAAAATTCTTATAGACATTACCATTTAACACATAAAAATGACTATGAACAAATGCTTGAAATTCTTACTAAAAGAGCTTTATCTTTTGATAAAAATCCACCACCTGATTTATGGGTGATTGATGGTGGTAGCACCTTGCTAAAACTGGCAAATGATATTATAAAAAGCTCTGGTGCAAATGTAGATATATTAGCTATATCTAAAGAAAAAATAGATGCAAAAGCTTATAGAGCAAAAGGAAGCGCAAAAGATAAGCTTTATACATTAGAAGGTAAAATCCAACTTTTGCCTGAAGATAAGAAGTTACAATTTATACAAAAATTACGCGATGAAGCGCATCGTTTTGCTATTAATTTTCATCAAAATACAAAAAGAAAGCAAGATTTACAAAGCTCGAAGTTAATACAACTTGGAATTTCTCAAGCTTATATTAAAAAATTTCTAGATTATTATGGTAGTTTTGATAAAATTTTCAAGGCTGATTTTGAAGAATTAAAATTACTTTCAAATGTAAAAACTGCAAAATTAATTAAGGGAAATTTATGA
- the nhaD gene encoding sodium:proton antiporter NhaD yields the protein MIKIFLSLCLGVNFLLAQNHELNLAFSGLGVGILIIFILGYYFIAAEEKYHINKTKPALFIGTFSFIIIGIYMVINDLDTQILEESVNHLILEIAQIVFFLVAAMTFIEALIERSVFETLKYKLVSKGYTYRKLFWLTGFLAFFISPIADNLTTALILSTVLLTIDKNNKEFLIPGAINIVVAANAGGAWSPFGDITTLMVWTAKKATFFEFFALFPASFIGWLFTAYLLSCYVPNVQPNFHQDNLEKVEIKPGGKAFIVLGFLTIALAVFIHSICDLPAMWGMIFGLSLLSLYIYIFNRKQGKKDLNVFYYMTRIEMDTLLFFFGILSAVGALHFVGWLAYASELYTKFGATSINIGVGFLSAIVDNVPVMSAVLKANPSMDDTQWLLVTLTAGIGGSLISFGSAAGVGVMGKMKGIYTFNAHLKYAWTILVGYIVSILIWYVQFQLLKL from the coding sequence ATGATAAAAATATTTTTATCGCTTTGTTTGGGAGTTAATTTTTTATTAGCACAAAATCATGAATTAAATTTGGCTTTTAGTGGTTTAGGTGTTGGAATTTTAATAATTTTTATATTAGGTTATTATTTCATAGCTGCAGAAGAAAAATATCATATTAATAAAACAAAACCAGCATTATTTATAGGAACTTTTTCTTTTATAATAATTGGTATATATATGGTAATAAATGATTTAGATACACAAATACTCGAAGAAAGTGTAAATCATCTTATTTTAGAAATTGCACAAATTGTATTTTTCTTAGTAGCTGCAATGACTTTTATAGAAGCTTTAATAGAAAGATCGGTATTTGAAACATTGAAATATAAATTAGTCAGCAAAGGCTATACTTATAGAAAATTATTTTGGCTTACTGGATTTTTAGCTTTTTTTATTTCTCCTATAGCAGATAATCTTACTACGGCTTTGATTTTATCAACCGTGCTTTTAACTATAGATAAGAACAATAAAGAATTTTTAATCCCTGGTGCAATTAATATAGTAGTAGCAGCAAATGCAGGTGGAGCTTGGTCCCCATTTGGAGATATAACTACATTAATGGTATGGACGGCTAAAAAAGCTACTTTTTTTGAATTTTTCGCTCTTTTTCCCGCATCTTTTATAGGTTGGTTATTTACTGCTTATTTATTATCTTGTTATGTCCCTAATGTACAGCCAAATTTTCATCAAGATAATTTAGAAAAAGTTGAAATTAAACCAGGAGGCAAGGCTTTTATTGTTTTAGGTTTTTTAACTATAGCATTGGCAGTGTTTATACATAGTATTTGTGATTTACCTGCTATGTGGGGTATGATTTTTGGCCTTTCTTTGCTTAGTTTATATATATATATATTCAATAGAAAACAAGGCAAAAAAGACTTGAATGTCTTTTATTATATGACGCGTATAGAAATGGATACTTTGTTGTTTTTCTTTGGAATTTTATCTGCTGTTGGTGCTTTGCATTTTGTTGGATGGCTTGCTTATGCTTCAGAGCTTTATACCAAATTTGGTGCCACAAGTATCAATATAGGTGTAGGATTTTTATCAGCTATTGTAGATAATGTTCCAGTTATGAGTGCAGTATTAAAAGCAAATCCTAGCATGGATGATACACAATGGCTCTTAGTAACCCTTACAGCAGGAATTGGTGGATCTTTAATCAGCTTTGGTTCTGCGGCTGGTGTAGGTGTTATGGGTAAGATGAAAGGAATTTACACTTTCAACGCACATTTAAAATACGCTTGGACAATTTTAGTAGGTTATATAGTATCTATTTTAATTTGGTATGTACAATTTCAATTATTAAAACTATAA
- the guaA gene encoding glutamine-hydrolyzing GMP synthase has product MKKADILVLDFGSQYTQLIARRLREQGVYAEILPFNVSLDDIKAKEPKGIILSGGPASVYANDAYFCDKDVFGLGIPILGICYGMQLMAHHFGANVAPAGHKEYGKATIDIQNDSDLFKNLPKKQIVWMSHSDKVENLPQGFEVLATSENSPFCVFGDEKRKFFALQFHPEVQHSEFGKSILKNFAKYACNCDSVWNMGSFAKIQAQKIKEEVKNDKVLCAVSGGVDSSVVAALLASAIKDQVVVVFVDNGLLRSGEKEQVEYMFKHTLGIDLISIDARKIFLSRLAGIKDPEQKRKIIGNTFIEVFEEEAKKHKDVKYLAQGTLYTDIIESSVIGASKTIKSHHNVGGLPEKMNLKLIEPLKEIFKDEVRALGIELGLSKDVVYRHPFPGPGLAIRIMGEVNEPSLELLRKADVILIEELKSSGWYDKTWQAFCVLLNVKSVGVMGDNRTYDNAVCVRVVNASDGMTATFSHLPYELLENISRRIINEVDGINRVVYDISSKPPATIEWE; this is encoded by the coding sequence ATGAAAAAAGCAGATATTTTAGTTTTGGATTTTGGTTCTCAATACACACAATTAATCGCTAGAAGGTTAAGAGAACAAGGTGTATATGCAGAAATTTTACCTTTTAATGTAAGTTTAGATGATATTAAAGCTAAAGAGCCTAAAGGTATTATTTTAAGTGGTGGACCAGCTAGTGTATATGCAAATGATGCATATTTTTGTGATAAAGATGTTTTTGGGCTTGGTATTCCTATTTTAGGAATTTGTTATGGTATGCAACTTATGGCGCATCATTTTGGAGCAAATGTTGCCCCAGCAGGGCATAAAGAGTATGGCAAAGCAACAATAGATATTCAAAATGATAGTGATTTGTTTAAAAATTTACCAAAAAAACAAATAGTATGGATGAGTCATTCTGATAAAGTAGAAAATTTACCACAAGGTTTTGAGGTTCTAGCAACTAGTGAAAATAGTCCATTTTGTGTGTTTGGAGATGAAAAGCGTAAATTTTTTGCTTTACAATTTCATCCAGAAGTTCAACATAGTGAGTTTGGAAAAAGTATCTTGAAAAATTTTGCTAAATATGCGTGTAATTGTGATAGCGTATGGAATATGGGATCTTTTGCAAAAATACAAGCACAAAAAATCAAAGAGGAAGTGAAAAATGATAAAGTGCTATGTGCGGTAAGTGGTGGTGTTGATAGTAGTGTAGTAGCTGCTTTACTTGCAAGTGCAATAAAAGATCAAGTGGTGGTAGTTTTTGTTGATAATGGACTTTTAAGAAGTGGTGAGAAAGAACAAGTTGAGTATATGTTTAAGCATACCTTAGGAATCGATTTAATCAGTATTGATGCAAGAAAAATCTTTTTAAGCCGTTTAGCGGGTATAAAAGATCCTGAACAAAAAAGAAAAATTATAGGAAATACCTTTATAGAAGTATTTGAAGAAGAAGCAAAAAAACACAAAGATGTAAAATATCTTGCACAAGGAACTTTATACACAGATATTATTGAAAGTTCAGTTATTGGAGCTAGTAAAACTATAAAATCTCATCATAATGTAGGCGGTTTGCCTGAAAAGATGAATTTAAAACTCATTGAACCATTAAAAGAAATTTTTAAAGACGAGGTAAGAGCTTTGGGGATTGAATTAGGGCTTAGTAAAGATGTAGTATATCGCCATCCTTTCCCAGGACCAGGTCTTGCTATACGCATTATGGGTGAAGTTAATGAACCTAGTTTGGAGCTTTTGAGAAAAGCAGATGTGATTTTGATTGAAGAATTGAAAAGTAGTGGTTGGTATGATAAAACATGGCAGGCATTTTGTGTGCTTTTAAATGTTAAAAGTGTTGGAGTAATGGGTGATAATAGAACCTATGATAATGCAGTTTGTGTGCGTGTGGTAAATGCAAGTGATGGTATGACAGCCACTTTTTCTCATTTACCTTATGAGCTATTGGAAAATATTTCTCGTCGTATTATTAATGAAGTTGATGGTATTAATCGTGTGGTATATGATATTTCTAGTAAACCACCAGCAACTATTGAATGGGAATGA